The following coding sequences are from one Lemur catta isolate mLemCat1 chromosome 16, mLemCat1.pri, whole genome shotgun sequence window:
- the TYMS gene encoding thymidylate synthase, with protein MPAAGSELLCPPSPPPAQKRVAEPRPPHGELQYLGQVEHILRHGSRKDDRTGTGTLSVFGMQARYSLRDEFPLLTTKRVFWKGVLEELLWFIKGSTNAKELSSKGVKIWDANGSRGFLDGLGFSTRGEGDLGPVYGFQWRHFGAEYKDMDSDYSGQGVDQLQKVIDTIKTNPDDRRIIMCAWNPKDLPLMALPPCHALCQFYVVNGELSCQLYQRSGDMGLGVPFNIASYALLTYMIAHITGLKPGDFVHTLGDAHIYLNHIEPLKIQLQREPRPFPKLKILRKVETIDDFKAEDFKIEGYNPHPAIKMEMAL; from the exons ATGCCCGCCGCCGGCTCCGAGCTGCTGTGCCCGCCGTCGCCGCCCCCCGCGCAGAAGCGAGTCGCCGAGCCGCGGCCGCCCCACGGGGAGCTGCAGTACCTGGGGCAGGTCGAGCACATCCTCCGCCACGGCTCCAGGAAGGACGACCGCACGGGCACCGGCACCCTGTCGGTGTTCGGCATGCAGGCGCGCTACAGCCTGAGAG ATGAATTTCCTCTGCTGACAACCAAACGTGTATTCTGGAAGGGTGTTTTGGAGGAGTTGCTGTGGTTtatcaag GGATCCACAAATGCTAAAGAACTGTCTTCCAAGGGAGTGAAAATCTGGGACGCCAATGGATCCCGAGGCTTTCTGGATGGCCTGGGATTCTCCACCAGAGGGGAAGGGGACTTGGGCCCAGTTTATGGCTTCCAGTGGAGGCATTTTGGGGCAGAATACAAAGATATGGATTCAG ATTATTCAGGTCAAGGAGTTGACCAACTGCAAAAAGTGATTGATACCATCAAAACCAACCCTGACGACAGAAGAATCATCATGTGTGCTTGGAATCCAAAAG ATCTTCCTCTGATGGCGCTGCCTCCGTGCCACGCCCTCTGCCAGTTCTATGTGGTGAACGGTGAGCTGTCCTGCCAGCTGTACCAGCGGTCGGGAGACATGGGCCTGGGCGTGCCGTTCAACATTGCCAGCTACGCCCTGCTCACGTACATGATCGCACACATCACTGGTCTAAAG CCAGGTGACTTTGTACATACTTTGGGAGATGCACATATTTACCTGAATCACATTGAGCCGCTGAAGATTCAG CTTCAGCGAGAACCAAGACCTTTCCCGAAGCTCAAAATCCTTCGAAAAGTTGAGACAATTGATGATTTCAAAGCTGAAGACTTTAAGATTGAAGGTTATAATCCGCATCCagctattaaaatggaaatggctCTTTAG